Below is a genomic region from Burkholderia pseudomultivorans.
GCGTTCGTCAACAAGATGGACCGTACCGGCGCGAACTTCTTCAAGGTCTACGACCAGCTCCGTCTGCGCCTGAAGGCGAACCCGGTTCCGGTCGTGGTGCCGATCGGCGCGGAAGAAAACTTCAAGGGCGTCGTCGATCTGCTGAAGATGAAGGCGATCATTTGGGACGAGGCGTCGCAAGGCACGAAGTTCGACTACGTCGACATCCCGGCCGAACTCGCCGACACCTGCCAGGAATGGCGTGAAAAGATGGTCGAAGCGGCTGCGGAAGCCAGCGAAGACCTGATGAACAAGTACCTGGAAGAAGGCGACCTGCCGGAAGCCGACATCATCAAGGCGCTGCGCGACCGTACGATCGCGTGCGAAATCCAGCCGATGCTGTGCGGTACCGCGTTCAAGAACAAGGGCGTGCAGCGCATGCTCGACGCCGTGATCGACTTCCTGCCGTCGCCGGTCGACATCCCGCCGGTCAAGGGCGAGCTCGAAAACGGCGAAGAAGCGGAGCGCAAGGCGTCGGACGAAGAGAAGTTCTCGTCGCTCGCGTTCAAGATCATGACCGACCCGTTCGTCGGCCAGCTGATCTTCTTCCGTGTGTACTCGGGCGTCGTCAACTCGGGCGACACGCTGCTGAACTCGACCAAGGGCAAGAAGGAACGCCTCGGCCGTATTCTGCAGATGCACGCGAACCAGCGTGAGGAAATCAAGGAAGTCCGCGCAGGCGACATCGCTGCTGCGGTCGGCCTGAAGGAAGCGACCACCGGCGACACGCTGTGCGATCCGGCACACCCGATCGTGCTCGAGCGCATGGTGTTCCCGGAGCCGGTGATTTCGCAGGCTGTCGAGCCGAAGACCAAGGCCGACCAGGAAAAGATGGGCCTCGCGCTGAACCGTCTCGCGCAGGAAGATCCGTCGTTCCGCGTGCAGACCGACGAAGAGTCGGGCCAGACCATCATTTCGGGCATGGGCGAGCTCCACCTCGAAATTCTGGTCGACCGGATGAAGCGTGAATTCGGCGTGGAAGCGACCGTCGGCAAGCCGCAGGTTGCGTACCGCGAAACGATCCGTTCGACGGCGAAGGACGTCGACGGCAAGTTCGTCAAGCAGTCGGGCGGTCGCGGCCAGTACGGTCACGCGGTCATCACGCTCGAGCCGAACGAGCAGGGCAAGGGCTACGAGTTCTTCGACGAGATCAAGGGTGGTGTGATTCCGCGCGAATACATCCCGGCGGTCGACAAGGGTATCCAGGACACGCTGAAGTCGGGCGTGCTGGCAGGCTTCCCGGTCGTCGACGTGAAGGTCCACCTGACGTTCGGTTCGTACCACGACGTCGACTCGAACGAAAACGCGTTCCGCATGGCCGGTTCGATGGCGTTCAAGGAAGCGATGCGCAAGGCGAACCCGGTCGTGCTCGAGCCGATGATGGCTGTCGAGGTCGAGACGCCGGAAGACTACATGGGCAACGTGATGGGCGACCTGTCGGGCCGTCGCGGCATCGTCCAGGGCATGGAAGACATGGTCGGCGGCGGCAAGATCGTGCGCGCCGAAGTCCCGCTGTCGGAAATGTTCGGCTACTCGACGTCGCTGCGCTCGCTGACGCAAGGTCGTGCAACGTACACGATGGAGTTCAAGCACTACGCTGAAGCTCCGCGTAACGTCGCCGACGCGATCATCAGCGCGAAGTCGAAGTAAATCTGCATCTACCAACTGATTATTTTTTGAAAGAAGAGAATCATGGCAAAAGAGAAGTTTGAGCGGACCAAGCCGCACGTGAACGTTGGTACGATTGGTCACGTTGACCACGGCAAGACGACGCTGACGGCAGCGATCACGACGGTGCTGACGAAGAAGTTCGGCGGCGAAGCGAAGGCATACGACCAGATCGACGCGGCGCCGGAAGAAAAGGCGCGCGGCATCACGATCAACACGGCACACGTCGAGTACGAAACGGCTAACCGCCACTACGCACACGTCGACTGCCCGGGCCACGCCGACTACGTGAAGAACATGATCACGGGTGCAGCGCAGATGGACGGCGCGATCCTGGTGTGCTCGGCCGCAGACGGCCCGATGCCGCAAACGCGTGAGCACATCCTGCTGGCGCGTCAGGTTGGCGTTCCGTACATCATCGTGTTCCTGAACAAGTGCGACATGGTGGACGACGCTGAACTGCTCGAGCTGGTCGAGATGGAAGTTCGCGAACTGCTGTCGAAGTACGACTTCCCGGGCGACGACACGCCGATCGTGAAGGGTTCGGCGAAGCTGGCGCTGGAAGGCGACACGGGCGAGCTGGGCGAAGTGGCGATCATGAACCTGGCCGACGCGCTGGACACGTACATCCCGACGCCGGAGCGCGCGGTTGACGGTGCGTTCCTGATGCCGGTGGAAGACGTGTTCTCGATCTCGGGCCGCGGTACGGTGGTGACGGGTCGTGTCGAGCGCGGCATCATCAAGGTCGGCGAGGAAATCGAAATCGTCGGTATCAAGCCGACGGTGAAGACGACCTGCACGGGCGTTGAAATGTTCCGCAAGCTGCTGGACCAGGGTCAGGCAGGCGACAACGTCGGTATCCTGCTGCGCGGCACGAAGCGTGAAGACGTGGAGCGTGGCCAGGTTCTGGCGAAGCCGGGTTCGATCACGCCGCACACGCACTTCACGGCTGAAGTGTACGTGCTGAGCAAGGACGAAGGCGGCCGTCACACGCCGTTCTTCAACAACTACCGTCCGCAGTTCTACTTCCGTACGACGGACGTGACGGGCTCGATCGAGCTGCCGAAGGACAAGGAAATGGTGATGCCGGGCGACAACGTGTCGATCACGGTGAAGCTGATCGCGCCGATCGCGATGGAAGAAGGTCTGCGCTTCGCGATCCGCGAAGGCGGCCGTACCGTCGGCGCCGGCGTCGTTGCCAAGATCATCGAGTAAGATCGACGATCCGCGGATCCTGTCGGGGTCCGCGCTTCCACGGTAGGCAGTCGTACCGTCCGAAACCGGGCGTCCAGTTTCCGCTGGCGCCCGGTTTCGTTTTTGGCGCGCCCGCCACGGGTATCGACAAAGCTGCACCACGGTTCCGAAAATTCGTGTAGAATCGCGGGCTTAGCAGTGGAAATACCGTTCGGAACACGGCGCCTCGCTCCCCGCAGGTTCCTGGTTTCGCGTTCTTTTAGTGTCCGGCGATGCAACATCGCCTCGCTCTTTTCAAGGAATCGTCATGCAGCAACAGAAAATCCGCATTCGCCTGAAGGCTTTCGACTATCGTCTGATCGATCAATCGGCAGCCGAGATCGTCGATACCGCGAAGCGGACGGGTGCAATCGTCCGTGGCCCGGTGCCGCTGCCGACGCGCATTCAGCGTTTTGACATCCTGCGTTCGCCGCACGTCAACAAGACGTCGCGCGATCAGCTCGAAATCCGTACCCACCAGCGCCTGATGGACATCGTCGATCCGACCGACAAGACGGTCGACGCGCTGATGAAGCTCGATCTGCCGGCTGGCGTCGACGTGGAGATCAAGCTGCAGTAAGGCTTTGGGCGCTATCCGGCTTGCCGGGTGGCGCTAAGTCTTTGATTGCTTGCAGAAAACGAGGGGCCTTGCTATAATGCTAGGCTTTTCGCGCATTCGCGTAAAAAAGTCGGGTCTTGCGTACCCGGCATTTTGTAAATCAGCCCCGACCAATCGCAGTCGGGAATGGAGAAAACGATGAGCCTTGGACTCGTAGGTCGCAAGGTTGGCATGACCCGTATCTTCACGGCTGAAGGGGATTCGATTCCCGTCACCGTGCTGGACGTGTCGGACAACCGCGTGACGCAGATCAAGACTGTTGAAACCGACGGCTACACGGCCGTTCAGGTTGCATTCGGCTCCCGCCGCGCATCGCGCGTGACGAAGCCGCTGGCAGGTCATCTCGCCAAAGCCGGTGTCGAAGCCGGTGAAATCCTCAAGGAATTCCGCATCGATGCGGCCAAGGCAGCCGAGCTGTCGAATGGCGCCATCGTCGGTCCGGACCTGTTCGAAGTGGGCCAGAAGGTCGACGTGCAAGGCGTGTCGATCGGTAAGGGCTACGCCGGTACCATCAAGCGCTACAACTTCGGTTCGGGTCGTGCATCCCACGGTAACTCGCGCTCGCACAACGTGCCGGGCTCGATCGGTATGGCGCAGGATCCGGGTCGCGTGTTCCCGGGCAAGCGCATGACGGGTCACATGGGTGACGTGACGGTGACGGTGCAGAACCTCGAAATCGCTCGTATCGACGCAGAGCGCAAGCTGCTGCTCGTCAAGGGCGCGATTCCGGGTGCGAAGGGCGGCAAAGTGTTCGTCACGCCGGCCGTGAAGACCAAGGGGGCGAAATAATGGAACTCAAGCTCCTGAACGAAAATGGTCAGGAAGGTGCAGTGGTCAACGCATCGGACGTCGTGTTCGGTCGTGACTACAACGAAGCGCTGATCCACCAGGTCGTCGTCGCTTACCAGGCGAATGCTCGCCAGGGTAACCGCGCGCAGAAGGACCGTGAGCAAGTCAAGCACACGACGAAGAAGCCGTGGCGTCAGAAGGGTACGGGCCGCGCTCGTGCCGGTATGTCGTCGAGCCCGTTGTGGCGTGGCGGTGGTCGTATCTTCCCGAATTCGCCGGAAGAAAACTTCTCGCACAAGGTCAACAAGAAGATGCATCGCGCAGGTCTCTGCTCGATCTTCTCGCAGCTGGCCCGCGAAGGCCGTCTGTCGGTCGTGGAGGACATCCTCCTCGAAGCGCCGAAGACCAAGCTGCTGGCCGACAAGTTCAAGGCCATGGGCCTCGAATCCGTGTTGATCATTACCGACACGGTCGACGAAAACCTGTACCTGGCTTCGCGCAACCTGCCGCACGTGGCAGTTGTCGAGCCGCGCTACGCTGACCCGCTGTCGCTGATCTACTTCAAGAAAGTGCTGGTCACGAAGGCTGCGGTCGCCCAGATCGAGGAGTTGCTGTCATGAGCGAGATTCGCAAGAACGATCATCGTTTGATGCAGGTCCTGCTCGCACCGGTGATTTCCGAAAAGGCGACGCTGGTTGCCGACAAGAACGAGCAAGTCGTATTCGAAGTCGCGCCGGATGCCACGAAGCAGGAAGTGAAGGCGGCTGTCGAGCTGCTGTTCAAGGTTGAAGTTGATTCCGTCAACGTGCTGGTTCAGAAGGGCAAGCAAAAGCGCTTCGGCCGTTCGATGGGCCGCCGCAAGGACGTGAAGAAGGCATATGTGTGCCTGAAGCCCGGCCAGGAAATCAACTTTGAAGCGGAGGCCAACTAACCATGGCAATCGTCAAAGTCAAGCCGACATCGCCGGGTCGCCGCGCGATGGTCAAGATCGTCAACAAGGACCTGCACAAGGGCAAGCCGCACGCTGCGCTGCTCGACACGCAGAGCTCCAAGGCCGGTCGCAACAACAACGGTCGCATCACGACGCGTCACCAGGGTGGTGGTCACAAGCAGCACTACCGCGTGATCGATTTCCGTCGCACGAAGGACGGCATCCCGGCGAAGGTCGAGCGTCTCGAGTACGACCCGAACCGCAGCGCGAACATCGCGCTGGTTCTGTACGCCGACGGCGAGCGCCGCTACATCATCGCGCCGAAGGGCGTGACGGTTGGCCAGCAGCTCATGTCGGGTTCGGAAGCGCCGATCCGCGCAGGCAACACGCTGCCGATCCGCAACATTCCGGTCGGTACGACGATCCACTGCATCGAGATGCTGCCGGGCAAGGGCGCGCAAATGGCGCGTTCGGCCGGTACGTCGGCCATGCTGCTCGCACGTGAAGGCGTGTACGCGCAGGTTCGTCTGCGCTCGGGCGAAATCCGCCGCGTGCATATCGAATGCCGTGCAACGATCGGTGAAGTCGGCAACGAAGAGCACAGCCTGCGCCAGATCGGCAAGGCCGGTGCGAATCGCTGGCGCGGTATCCGTCCGACGGTGCGTGGCGTGGCAATGAACCCGATCGACCACCCGCACGGTGGTGGTGAGGGCCGTACCGCAGCGGGCCGCGACCCGGTGAGCCCGTGGGGCACGCCGACGAAGGGCTTCCGTACGCGTCGCAACAAGCGCACGACGACGATGATCGTCCAGCGCCGTCACAAGCGTTAAGGAGTAGGCAATGGCACGTTCTGTTAAAAAAGGTCCGTTCTGCGACGCCCATTTGCTGAAGAAAGTTGAGGCGGCTGCAGCTTCGCGTGACAAGAAGCCGATCAAGACCTGGTCGCGTCGCTCGACGATCCTCCCGGATTTCATCGGTCTGACGATCGCCGTTCACAACGGCCGTCAACACGTTCCGGTGTACATCTCGGAAAACATGGTCGGCCACAAGCTTGGCGAGTTCGCACTGACCCGTACGTTCAAGGGTCACGCGGCCGACAAGAAGGCCAAGAAATAAGGGGCTATCAAGATGGAAGTGAAAGCAATTCATCGCGGTGCCCGCATCTCGGCGCAAAAGACGCGCCTTGTGGCTGACCAGATCCGCGGTTTGCCGGTCGACAAGGCGCTGAACGTTCTGACGTTCTCGCCGAAGAAGGCGGCTGGCATCGTGAAGAAGGTCGTGCTGTCGGCGATCGCGAATGCGGAGCACAACGAAGGCGCCGATATCGACGAGCTCAAGATCAAGAGCATCTACGTCGACAAGGCTGCATCGCTCAAGCGGTTCACCGCGCGCGCCAAGGGCCGCGGCAACCGCATTGAGAAGCAATCCTGTCACATCACTGTGACGGTCGGGAATTAAGGAGCCATACGATGGGACAGAAAATTCATCCGACTGGCTTCCGCCTGGCTGTCAGCCGCAATTGGGCTTCGCGCTGGTACGCGAACAACAACAATTTCGCGGCGATGCTGCAGGAAGACATCGGTGTTCGTGAGTACCTGAAGAAGAAGCTGAAGAACGCTTCGGTCGGTCGCGTCGTCATCGAGCGTCCGGCCAAGAATGCGCGCATCACGATTTTCAGCTCGCGTCCGGGCGTCGTCATCGGCAAGAAGGGTGAGGACATCGAACAGCTGAAGACGGAACTGCAACGCCGCATGGGCGTGCCGGTTCACGTCAACATCGAAGAGATCCGCAAGCCGGAAACCGATGCTCAGCTGATCGCCGACTCGATCACGCAACAGCTCGAGCGCCGGATCATGTTCCGTCGCGCGATGAAGCGTGCGATGCAGAACGCGATGCGTCTGGGTGCCCAGGGCATCAAGATCATGAGCGCGGGCCGTCTGAACGGTATCGAAATCGCGCGTACGGAGTGGTATCGCGAAGGTCGCGTGCCGCTTCACACGCTGCGTGCCGATATCGACTACGCGACCTCGGAAGCGAAGACGACCTACGGGATCATCGGCGTCAAGGTGTGGGTGTACAAGGGCGATACCCTTGGCCGCAACGACGCGCCGGTGGTGGAAGAAGTAGCCGAAGACAAGCGTCCGCGTCGCAATGCGCGTCCGGGCGACCGTCGTCCGCGCCGTGACGGCGAAGGCGGCGCTCCGGGTGCTCGTCGTGGCGCACCGCGCCGTGGCGCCGGCAAGCCGGAAGACGGCAAGACTGGAGAATAACGATGCTGCAACCGAAACGCAGGAAGTATCGCAAAGAGCAGAAGGGTCGTAACACCGGCAAGGCGACGCGCGGCAACGCCGTGTCGTTCGGTGAATTCGGCCTGAAGGCGATCGGTCGCGGTCGTTTGACCGCACGTCAGATTGAAGCGGCGCGTCGTGCCATGACGCGTCACATCAAGCGCGGCGGCCGCATCTGGATTCGCATTTTCCCGGACAAGCCGATTTCGCAGAAGCCGGCCGAAGTACGTATGGGTAACGGTAAGGGTAACCCGGAGTACTACGTGGCCGAGATTCAGCCGGGCAAGATGCTGTACGAAATGGACGGCGTATCCGAAGAACTGGCACGTGAAGCGTTCCGTCTGGCTGCAGCGAAGCTGCCGATCCAGACCACGTTCATCGTGCGCCAGCTCGGCGCCTAAGGAGAAAACATGAAGGCTTCCGAACTTCTCCAGAAAGACCAGGCCGCGCTCAATAAAGAGCTGGCGGACCTGCTGAAGGCGCAATTCGGCCTGCGCATGCAACTCGCGACCCAGCAGCTCACGAACACGAGCCAGCTGAAGAAGGTTCGTCGCGACATCGCACGTGTGCGGACCGTCATGACTCAGAAGGCGAACCAGAAATGAACGATAGCGTGAAAACCTCGCTGAAGCGGACGCTGGTCGGTCGGGTCGTCAGCAACAAGATGGACAAGACCGTCACCGTGCTGGTCGAGCACCGCGTCAAGCACCCGATCTACGGCAAGTATGTCGTGCGTTCGAAGAAGTACCACGCGCACGATGAAGCGAACACCTACAACGAAGGCGATCTCGTCGAAATCCAGGAAACCCGTCCTGTTTCGAAGACGAAGGCCTGGTCGGTGGCGCGTCTCGTCGAGGCAGCCCGCGTCATCTAAGCGGGCAGAGCAGTAGAAGTAACAGGCACTTCTCCACGAAGTGCTTGAAATCGCAAAGTTTTTGCTTGCGGGACCAGGATTATTTGTTATAATCCTGGTCTTCCCTCTTTATGGGAGCCCCGTCGCGGGCGAAGTTGGTGGGGGAAGCGGACAGGCGCCAGCCTGCTCCGAAAGATTCACCGAATTGCGATGGCGGGTTTCGTTTGCCGTCGCTGCTGTTCCAACCCAAGCAGCCGATTGGCTGACGGGACCAAGACTGACCGAATGCATCATGGTGGTGCATCCGGATTAAGTTGGGAAAGACAAACCATGATCCAGACCGAATCTCGGCTTGAAGTGGCCGACAACACGGGTGCGCGTGAAGTCATGTGCATCAAGGTGCTCGGCGGCTCGAAGCGTCGTTATGCCAGCATTGGCGACATCATCAAGGTGAGCGTCAAAGAGGCAACGCCGCGCGGGCGTGTGAAGAAAGGCGAAATCTACAACGCCGTGGTGGTCCGCACCGCCAAGGGCGTGCGCCGTCAAGACGGCTCGCTGATCAAGTTCGACGGCAACGCCGCTGTGCTTTTGAATAACAAGCTCGAGCCAATCGGCACCCGTATCTTCGGGCCGGTCACGCGTGAGCTGCGTAGCGAACGATTCATGAAGATCGTTTCGCTGGCGCCGGAAGTGCTGTAAGGAGTCGCGATGAACAAGATTCGCAAAGGTGACGAAGTCATCGTCATCGCAGGCAAGGACAAGGGCAAGCGCGGTGTCGTGCTGGCAGTCGCCGCCGACCGCGTGACGGTTGAAGGTATCAACCTCGTCAAGAAGCACGTCAAGCCGAACCCGATGAAGGGTACGACGGGTGGCGTGGAAGCGAAGACGATGCCCCTCCACATTTCGAACGTCGCAGTTGTCGACGCGAACGGCAAGGCGTCGCGTGTTGGCATCAAGGTCGAGGAAGGCAAGAAGGTTCGCTTCCTGAAGACGACCGGTGCTGTACTGAGCGCCTGACGCAGCGGAGTAAAAAATGGCTCGTTTTCAAGAGTTTTACAAAGAAAAGGTTGTGCCCGGTCTGATCGAGAAGTTCGGTTACAAGTCGATCATGGAAGTGCCGCGCCTCACCAAGATCACCCTGAACATGGGTCTTGGCGAAGCCGTCGCTGACAAGAAGGTGATCGAGCACGCCGTCGGCGATCTGGCGAAGATCGCAGGTCAGAAGCCGGTCGTGACGAAGGCCCGCAAGGCAATCGCAGGCTTCAAGATTCGCGAAGGCTACCCGGTCGGTGCGATGGTGACGCTGCGTGGCCAGGCGATGTACGAATTCCTCGACCGTTTCGTGACGGTTGCGCTGCCCCGCGTGCGCGACTTCCGCGGCGTGTCGGGTCGTGCGTTCGATGGCCGTGGCAACTACAACATCGGTGTGAAAGAGCAGATCATTTTCCCCGAAATCGATTACGACAAGATCGACGCGCTGCGTGGGCTGAACATCAGCATCACGACGACCGCGAAGACCGACGACGAAGCAAAGGCACTGCTCGCCAGCTTCAAGTTCCCGTTCAGAAACTGAGGTTACCGTGGCTAAACTGGCACTGATCGAACGTGAAAAGAAGCGCGCCCGCCTGGTCGCGAAGTTCGCAGCAAAGCGCGAAGCGCTGAAGGCGATCATCGAAGACCAAAGCAAGTCGGAAGAAGAGCGCTACGAAGCACGCCTGGAGCTGCAGCAACTGCCCCGCAACGCAAACCCGACCCGCCAGCGCAACCGCTGCGCGATCACGGGCCGCCCGCGTGGCACGTTCCGCAAATTCGGCCTCGCGCGCAACAAGATTCGTGAAATCGCATTCCGTGGCGAGATTCCTGGCCTGACCAAGGCGAGCTGGTAATAGGAGAAACGTAAATGAGCATGAGTGATCCTATCGCCGATATGCTGACTCGCATCCGCAACGCGCAGATGGTCGAGAAGGTATCGGTCGCGATGCCCTCGTCGAAGGTCAAGGTTGCAATCGCACAAGTCCTGAAGGACGAAGGTTATATCGACGACTTCGCGGTGAAGAGCGAAGGCGCGAAGGCAGAGCTGAACATCGCGCTGAAGTACTACGCCGGCCGTCCGGTCATCGAACGCCTCGAGCGCGTGTCGAAGCCGGGCCTGCGCGTGTACCGCGGCCGCAACGACATTCCGCAGGTCATGAACGGCCTCGGTGTGGCAATCGTGTCGACGCCGAAGGGCGTGATGACCGACCGCAAGGCGCGCGCTACGGGCGTCGGCGGCGAAGTCATCTGCTACGTCGCTTAACCGAAAGGAGAGAGAAACATGTCTCGAGTAGGTAAGAGCCCGATCGCGCTGCAAGGCGCGGAAGTCAAGCTGGCCGACGGTACGATTACCGTCAAGGGCCCGCTGGGCACGATCACGCAAGCGGTCAACCCGCTCGTGAAGGTGGCGAACAACGACGGCACGCTGAATCTGTCGCCGGCGGACGAAAGCCGCGAAGCAAATGCAATGTCGGGCACGATGCGCGCGATCATCGCGAATGCCGTGCACGGCGTGACCAAGGGTTTCGAGCGCAAGCTGACGCTGGTTGGCGTCGGTTATCGTGCGCAAGCGCAAGGCGACAAGCTGAACCTGTCGCTGGGTTTCTCGCACCCGGTGGTGCACCAGATGCCGGAAGGCGTCAAGGCAGAAACCCCGACGCAAACCGAAATCGTGATCAAGGGGATCAACAAGCAACAAGTCGGTCAAGTGGCTGCGGAAGTCCGCGGTTACCGTCCGCCGGAGCCGTACAAGGGCAAGGGCGTGCGCTATTCCGACGAGGTTGTGATCCTCAAAGAAACGAAGAAGAAGTAAGGGTGCGCAATCATGGATAAGACTCAATCTCGCCTGCGCCGCGCTCGCCAGACGCGTATCAAGATCGCCGAACTGCAGGTCGCGCGTCTCGCCGTGCATCGCACGAACACGCACATCTACGCTCAAGTGTTTTCGCCGTGCGGCACCAAGGTGCTGGCAAGCGCGTCGACGCTGGAAGCCGAAGTGCGTGCAGAGCTCGCAGACAAGTCGGGCAAGGGTGGCAACGTCGCCGCCGCGACGCTGATCGGCAAGCGTATTGCCGAGAAGGCCAAGGCCGCCGGCATCGAATCCGTCGCCTTCGACCGCTCGGGCTTCCGCTACCACGGCCGCGTGAAGGCGCTGGCTGAGGCAGCTCGTGAAGCTGGGCTCAAGTTCTAAGGAAGGAATTCGTCATGGCAAAGATGCAAGCGAAAGTTCAGGCTGACGAGCGCGACGACGGCCTTCGCGAAAAGATGATTTCGGTCAACCGCGTGACCAAGGTCGTGAAGGGTGGCCGTATTCTCGGCTTCGCCGCACTGACCGTGGTCGGCGACGGTGATGGCCGCGTCGGTATGGGCAAGGGCAAGGCGAAGGAAG
It encodes:
- the rplF gene encoding 50S ribosomal protein L6: MSRVGKSPIALQGAEVKLADGTITVKGPLGTITQAVNPLVKVANNDGTLNLSPADESREANAMSGTMRAIIANAVHGVTKGFERKLTLVGVGYRAQAQGDKLNLSLGFSHPVVHQMPEGVKAETPTQTEIVIKGINKQQVGQVAAEVRGYRPPEPYKGKGVRYSDEVVILKETKKK
- the rpsN gene encoding 30S ribosomal protein S14; its protein translation is MAKLALIEREKKRARLVAKFAAKREALKAIIEDQSKSEEERYEARLELQQLPRNANPTRQRNRCAITGRPRGTFRKFGLARNKIREIAFRGEIPGLTKASW
- the rpsH gene encoding 30S ribosomal protein S8, translated to MSMSDPIADMLTRIRNAQMVEKVSVAMPSSKVKVAIAQVLKDEGYIDDFAVKSEGAKAELNIALKYYAGRPVIERLERVSKPGLRVYRGRNDIPQVMNGLGVAIVSTPKGVMTDRKARATGVGGEVICYVA
- the rplR gene encoding 50S ribosomal protein L18 translates to MDKTQSRLRRARQTRIKIAELQVARLAVHRTNTHIYAQVFSPCGTKVLASASTLEAEVRAELADKSGKGGNVAAATLIGKRIAEKAKAAGIESVAFDRSGFRYHGRVKALAEAAREAGLKF